The Thermodesulfovibrionales bacterium genome has a segment encoding these proteins:
- a CDS encoding radical SAM protein yields MDFKPKWIAWEITRRCNLRCVHCRSSSEMEVQGHPDFSTEEAFRIIDDISSYAQPVMVLSGGEPLMRSDVFDIARYGSGKGLRMCLATNGTLITEEICGRIKDSGMRIVSLSLDGSTEEVHDDFRNEKGAFAGIVNAARLFRKHDIEFIINSSFTRRNQEEIPKVYRFAKELGATAWYMFMIVPTGRGEEIMNELISKEDYEEILEWHYQMEKEEHDMLVRPTCAPHYYRVVLQQAKEEGVRLERRTLKFSTGGSKGCIAGQLICLINVDGDVLPCSYFPKSAGNIKRQSFKDIWENSDLFLELRDFKRYKGRCGSCEYINVCGGCRARSYSVYGDYLEEEPFCGYLPVKMEKKKVARN; encoded by the coding sequence ATGGACTTTAAGCCTAAGTGGATCGCCTGGGAGATAACGAGGAGATGCAACCTTAGATGTGTGCATTGCCGTTCCTCCTCTGAAATGGAAGTGCAGGGTCATCCCGACTTTTCTACGGAAGAGGCCTTCAGAATCATCGACGACATATCCTCCTATGCACAGCCGGTCATGGTCCTGTCCGGCGGTGAGCCCCTCATGAGGAGCGATGTTTTTGACATCGCTCGATACGGCAGCGGGAAAGGTCTGAGGATGTGTCTTGCCACAAACGGCACCCTCATTACCGAGGAGATATGCGGAAGGATAAAGGACTCCGGGATGAGGATCGTATCGCTGAGCCTTGACGGATCGACGGAGGAGGTACACGACGATTTCAGGAATGAGAAAGGCGCCTTCGCGGGGATCGTGAACGCTGCGCGGTTATTCAGAAAGCACGACATCGAGTTCATCATTAACTCTTCCTTCACGAGAAGGAACCAGGAGGAGATACCAAAGGTCTACCGGTTTGCAAAAGAACTCGGGGCAACTGCCTGGTATATGTTCATGATCGTCCCCACCGGCAGAGGCGAAGAGATCATGAACGAGCTCATTTCGAAGGAGGACTATGAGGAGATCCTCGAATGGCATTACCAGATGGAGAAGGAAGAACACGATATGCTCGTGAGACCGACGTGTGCGCCGCACTACTACAGGGTAGTCCTCCAGCAGGCAAAGGAAGAAGGTGTCAGGCTTGAACGGAGGACTCTTAAGTTTTCGACAGGCGGATCAAAGGGCTGTATCGCTGGCCAGCTCATATGTCTCATCAATGTGGACGGCGATGTGCTCCCCTGCAGTTATTTCCCGAAGTCCGCGGGCAATATAAAGAGACAGTCCTTCAAGGACATCTGGGAGAACTCAGACCTGTTCCTGGAGTTGCGGGATTTCAAGAGGTATAAGGGAAGGTGCGGGTCCTGTGAATATATCAATGTCTGTGGCGGCTGCAGGGCGCGCTCCTATTCTGTTT
- a CDS encoding macro domain-containing protein, with protein MKVVGEKVIWGKTLRLVQADITERDVDAIVNAANSYLQHGGGVAGAIVRKGGRIIQEESDRIGYVPVGNAAVTGAGRLPARYVIHAVGPRMGEGDEDSKLKNAVLNSIKLASGKGLKSISLPAISSGIFGFPKDRCAEILVKEAATYLKENPKTSLEVVEFCIYDDLTLGYFEREFGKIG; from the coding sequence ATGAAAGTCGTGGGAGAAAAGGTGATCTGGGGAAAAACGCTTCGTCTTGTTCAGGCTGACATAACAGAGAGGGATGTCGATGCAATTGTGAACGCGGCAAATTCTTATCTCCAGCACGGAGGAGGAGTTGCAGGGGCTATTGTACGAAAGGGGGGCCGGATTATCCAGGAGGAGAGTGACAGAATCGGTTATGTCCCCGTGGGCAATGCTGCTGTGACTGGCGCCGGCAGACTCCCGGCGCGGTATGTCATTCATGCCGTAGGACCGAGGATGGGAGAGGGCGACGAAGACAGTAAGCTGAAGAATGCCGTTCTGAACAGTATCAAGCTCGCCTCTGGGAAAGGTCTCAAGAGTATTTCCCTGCCCGCCATAAGCTCGGGCATCTTCGGATTCCCGAAGGACCGGTGCGCGGAGATACTTGTCAAGGAAGCAGCAACATATCTGAAGGAGAATCCGAAGACGAGCCTCGAAGTTGTCGAATTTTGCATCTATGACGACCTCACATTAGGCTATTTTGAGAGGGAGTTCGGGAAGATCGGATAG
- the hflX gene encoding GTPase HflX — MGDAKGILIPELSHYPIGKKALRGIRLVHTHLKGEPLNQDDLTDLSLLRFDLVAALGIKDSLPDTISLAHLMPQDSERSVEITPPENFHQLSMDFFSFITALDGEMERRRTFSQDEKRERAILVSVSTRPRYEQEDSIEELRDLAYSSGVLVLDTVIQRPKEINPRFLMGEGKLKELVINAMNKGATILIFDQALNASQTKAIGESTELKVIDRPQLILDIFAQRAHSRDGKVQVELAQLKYRLPRLTGRGTAMSRLMGGIGGRGPGEMKLEIDRRRVRDRIGLLEKELKALSCARRQRRQRRIETGIPIISIVGYTNAGKSTLLNALTRSEIFVEDKMFATLDTSSRRLRFPREREVIITDTVGFIRDLPNDLVAAFKSTLEELEDADLLVHLVDISNPRFEEHMASVERILEELNLAHKQQLLVFNKTDRVSAEVAANVRMRFNAIAISAVDPSSLKPFLDAIEAHLWDSKMAVAIV; from the coding sequence GTGGGAGACGCGAAAGGTATCCTAATCCCTGAGCTCTCTCACTATCCCATCGGCAAGAAGGCGCTCAGGGGGATCAGGCTCGTCCATACCCATCTGAAGGGTGAACCGCTGAATCAGGACGACCTTACCGACCTCTCACTCCTGAGGTTTGACCTCGTCGCTGCCCTGGGGATCAAGGATTCCCTGCCGGACACGATCTCCCTCGCTCATCTCATGCCCCAGGACTCTGAGAGGTCCGTCGAGATAACACCTCCAGAGAATTTCCATCAGCTCAGCATGGACTTCTTCTCGTTCATCACCGCCCTCGACGGCGAGATGGAGAGAAGGAGAACCTTCAGTCAGGATGAAAAGAGGGAGAGGGCAATCCTTGTCAGCGTATCGACAAGACCAAGGTATGAGCAGGAGGATTCGATCGAGGAACTCAGAGACCTCGCCTATTCGAGCGGAGTCCTTGTCCTCGATACGGTAATCCAGAGGCCGAAGGAAATCAACCCGCGGTTTCTCATGGGGGAAGGTAAGCTGAAGGAGCTTGTCATTAATGCCATGAACAAGGGCGCAACGATCCTGATCTTTGACCAGGCCTTGAACGCCTCTCAAACCAAGGCGATAGGGGAATCAACGGAACTGAAGGTTATCGACCGTCCCCAGTTGATCCTCGACATCTTTGCCCAGCGCGCCCACAGCAGGGACGGAAAGGTCCAGGTTGAACTTGCACAGCTCAAGTACCGCCTGCCGAGACTCACGGGGAGAGGCACGGCAATGTCAAGACTCATGGGAGGGATCGGAGGGAGAGGCCCTGGTGAGATGAAGCTCGAGATCGACAGAAGGCGTGTCCGTGACAGGATCGGTCTCCTCGAAAAAGAGCTCAAAGCCCTTTCGTGCGCGCGCAGACAGAGAAGGCAAAGGAGGATCGAGACGGGCATCCCCATCATCTCGATCGTTGGGTACACCAATGCCGGAAAATCAACCCTTCTCAATGCCCTCACGAGGAGCGAGATCTTTGTTGAGGACAAGATGTTCGCCACCCTCGATACGTCGAGCAGGCGGCTCAGGTTCCCTCGGGAGAGGGAGGTCATCATCACCGACACCGTCGGCTTCATCAGGGACCTTCCGAACGACCTTGTAGCGGCCTTTAAATCGACGCTCGAAGAACTTGAGGATGCGGACCTCCTCGTACATCTTGTCGATATATCAAATCCACGGTTCGAGGAACATATGGCATCGGTGGAACGAATACTCGAAGAGCTGAATCTCGCTCATAAACAGCAGCTTCTCGTCTTCAACAAGACCGACCGGGTATCGGCTGAAGTCGCTGCCAATGTCAGGATGCGTTTCAATGCCATCGCAATCTCCGCCGTCGACCCCTCAAGCCTGAAGCCTTTTCTTGATGCGATAGAAGCCCATCTCTGGGATAGCAAAATGGCAGTCGCAATAGTATAA